One part of the Planctomycetota bacterium genome encodes these proteins:
- a CDS encoding SPOR domain-containing protein: protein MGDDVIPREWCLSDGGGVRPGEARGSKVHRAWVILTAAGFLAVAGCASSVTREAQQDFNPGRAAFEAGRWQEAVDAFTRFLAAHPSSPARGEVYYYRGLAEVRLSRRAEALADFQRATRAAAPPPSPAYAQVAAGNLHFEEGRDWDAVRAYSGVLGDPPDGVPLDRLVLRLAISLQQVGRWSTADRYLAYVIENFSGTPAAAEARRRYRAGAFTVQTGAYTSSEGAQREASRLRTAGFAPEVSVTQQQARRLHTVRVGHARTYAEALSLAQRVSKAGFSALVVP, encoded by the coding sequence ATGGGGGACGATGTTATCCCCAGGGAATGGTGTCTTTCGGACGGGGGCGGGGTGCGCCCCGGCGAGGCGAGGGGGTCCAAGGTGCATCGAGCGTGGGTCATCCTGACGGCGGCGGGGTTCCTTGCCGTAGCCGGGTGCGCGAGCAGCGTCACCCGCGAGGCGCAGCAGGATTTCAACCCGGGCCGGGCGGCGTTCGAGGCGGGGCGCTGGCAGGAGGCGGTGGACGCTTTCACGCGGTTCCTGGCGGCGCATCCGAGTTCGCCGGCGCGGGGCGAGGTGTACTACTACCGGGGTCTGGCCGAGGTGCGTCTCTCGCGTCGTGCGGAGGCGCTCGCGGACTTTCAGCGTGCGACGCGGGCCGCAGCGCCGCCCCCGAGCCCGGCCTACGCGCAGGTGGCCGCCGGAAATCTGCACTTTGAGGAAGGCCGCGACTGGGATGCCGTCCGGGCGTACAGCGGGGTGCTGGGGGACCCGCCGGACGGCGTGCCGCTCGACCGGCTCGTCCTGCGGCTGGCGATCAGTCTTCAGCAGGTCGGGCGATGGTCCACGGCCGACCGGTATCTGGCCTACGTGATCGAGAACTTTTCCGGGACGCCGGCGGCGGCCGAGGCGCGCCGCCGCTATCGGGCCGGAGCATTCACGGTGCAGACGGGGGCGTACACGTCGAGCGAAGGAGCCCAGCGCGAAGCGTCGCGGTTGCGAACGGCGGGCTTCGCGCCGGAGGTCAGCGTCACACAGCAGCAAGCGCGTCGGCTCCACACGGTCCGCGTCGGTCACGCGCGGACCTACGCGGAGGCGCTGAGTCTGGCCCAGCGCGTGAGCAAGGCAGGCTTCTCCGCTCTGGTTGTGCCGTAA